A single window of Granulicella sibirica DNA harbors:
- a CDS encoding YtcA family lipoprotein produces MKTRRQPALLAACCLLCTGCARNAPNVSIIGSFFPVWMVCLAIAVVLTFMVHTVLVRLRLDTEVGPVALFYPSVVVLFTSLLWLIFFR; encoded by the coding sequence ATGAAGACGCGGCGTCAACCAGCACTACTCGCGGCGTGCTGCCTGCTCTGCACAGGCTGTGCAAGGAACGCGCCCAATGTCAGCATCATCGGCTCCTTCTTCCCCGTATGGATGGTGTGCCTCGCCATTGCCGTCGTGCTCACCTTCATGGTCCACACCGTTCTTGTCCGCCTTCGCCTCGACACCGAGGTCGGTCCCGTCGCGCTCTTCTACCCAAGCGTCGTCGTCCTCTTCACCAGCCTGCTCTGGCTGATTTTCTTTCGCTGA
- a CDS encoding FUSC family protein codes for MPAPPSPSWFDRLLQDLQPTPGRMNGALRVVLASVIALILLETLQMPFISIGLYFIFLVGRDSPAVSLRSASFSFAVVALAVIIEFAVVILTDNDPMARILSVALCTFLGAMLVAASSAPALGSAFGLIFCTVIGLWENHATADRLTKTSLYLLGTFSISLGCAVGVEYIFGDRNPADKLQQQRLIRYKALENMFNLYAQGAPKEQRAVAAAAVSRLAVAGQSGMMSLYNTIVERNLKTGVLPIALRVRITLLAQLMDVAAAFGLQNETQDDPAFRARCARIAVECSHLAPGYFTRADELDERDLDTNPTLLDRVEAVLHSILIMPLDLGDIRKQELVALPANKVPFFIPGALRSASSVAFALKISLCATLCYIIYHALDYPGISTCVTTVMVTGLSSTGAIKQKFVFRLLGAIIGGLILGLGAVSLFFPYMDSITSLVVMVIFIAFISAWTAEGPRFNYIGLQIAFSFYSVAFDGFTAPTELAPARDRLIGIMLALAVMWFVFDQIWPVRTVVVMRQGFASVLRAGASVFNIVQNDEPYDQLVRKADSLRDRVGKNIAGLRTMSESVEFDFGADRDLQMHSSELILRGAITAGALFWNQLAVLHSEADADFLTEPGLIAMRERLAGHLNRMADYVTEKIPFPTEDPAALVSPELLASARFGEYAQNTVARFDELQSNVCSMISLKV; via the coding sequence GTGCCGGCCCCGCCAAGTCCATCCTGGTTCGACCGTCTCCTCCAGGACCTGCAGCCCACCCCCGGCCGCATGAACGGCGCGCTGCGGGTCGTCCTCGCCTCCGTCATTGCACTTATCCTGCTGGAAACGCTGCAGATGCCGTTCATCTCGATCGGCCTCTACTTCATCTTTCTCGTCGGACGCGACAGCCCCGCCGTATCCCTGCGCTCGGCGTCCTTCTCTTTCGCGGTCGTAGCCCTCGCGGTCATCATCGAGTTCGCCGTTGTCATCCTCACCGACAATGACCCCATGGCGCGCATCCTGAGCGTCGCGCTCTGCACCTTCCTCGGAGCGATGCTCGTCGCCGCCAGCAGCGCCCCCGCGCTGGGCTCCGCGTTCGGCCTCATCTTCTGCACCGTTATCGGTCTCTGGGAGAACCATGCCACCGCCGACCGCCTGACCAAGACCTCGCTCTACCTCCTTGGCACCTTCTCTATCTCGCTCGGCTGCGCGGTCGGGGTCGAGTACATCTTCGGAGACCGCAATCCTGCCGACAAGCTGCAGCAGCAGCGCCTCATCCGTTACAAGGCGCTCGAAAACATGTTCAATCTCTATGCCCAGGGCGCTCCCAAGGAACAGCGCGCAGTCGCCGCGGCCGCGGTATCCCGCCTCGCCGTCGCTGGACAGTCCGGAATGATGTCCCTGTACAACACGATCGTCGAACGCAACCTCAAGACCGGGGTACTCCCCATCGCGCTCCGCGTGCGCATCACGTTGCTCGCGCAGTTGATGGACGTTGCCGCCGCCTTCGGCCTCCAGAACGAGACCCAGGACGACCCCGCCTTCCGCGCCCGCTGCGCCCGTATCGCCGTCGAATGCAGCCATCTCGCGCCCGGCTACTTCACCCGGGCAGATGAACTCGACGAGCGCGACCTCGACACCAATCCGACGCTACTCGACCGCGTCGAAGCCGTCCTCCACTCCATCCTCATCATGCCGCTCGACCTCGGCGACATTCGCAAGCAGGAACTCGTCGCCCTACCCGCAAACAAGGTTCCCTTCTTCATTCCGGGAGCCCTGCGAAGCGCAAGCTCCGTCGCCTTTGCCCTGAAGATCAGCCTCTGCGCCACACTTTGCTACATCATCTACCATGCCCTCGACTACCCCGGCATCTCCACCTGCGTCACCACCGTCATGGTCACTGGCCTCAGCAGCACCGGGGCCATCAAGCAGAAGTTCGTCTTCCGGCTGCTCGGAGCGATCATTGGCGGACTCATCCTCGGTCTCGGAGCCGTCTCCCTTTTTTTTCCATACATGGACTCCATTACCTCGCTCGTCGTCATGGTCATCTTCATTGCGTTTATCTCCGCGTGGACGGCCGAGGGCCCGCGCTTCAACTACATCGGCCTGCAGATCGCCTTTTCCTTCTACTCGGTAGCCTTCGACGGCTTCACCGCTCCCACCGAGCTTGCCCCCGCGCGTGATCGACTCATCGGCATCATGCTTGCCCTCGCCGTCATGTGGTTCGTCTTCGACCAGATATGGCCCGTACGCACCGTTGTCGTCATGCGCCAGGGCTTCGCCTCGGTGCTGCGCGCCGGTGCAAGCGTCTTCAACATCGTTCAGAATGACGAACCCTACGACCAGCTTGTTCGGAAGGCAGACTCTCTCCGCGACCGCGTCGGCAAGAACATCGCCGGCCTCCGCACCATGAGCGAGTCCGTCGAGTTCGACTTCGGTGCCGACCGCGACCTCCAGATGCACTCCAGCGAACTCATCCTCCGCGGAGCCATCACCGCCGGAGCACTCTTCTGGAACCAGCTCGCCGTTCTCCACAGCGAAGCCGATGCCGACTTCCTCACAGAACCAGGCCTCATCGCCATGCGCGAACGCCTCGCTGGCCATCTCAACAGGATGGCCGACTACGTGACCGAAAAGATACCCTTCCCTACCGAGGATCCAGCCGCTCTCGTCTCCCCAGAGCTCCTCGCCAGTGCCCGCTTCGGAGAGTATGCCCAGAACACCGTGGCCCGCTTCGACGAACTCCAGTCGAACGTCTGCTCCATGATCAGCCTGAAGGTCTAG
- a CDS encoding TolC family protein, with amino-acid sequence MLLHPGPRLSVTLLLAAVSLCPARSAQAQCDGVASTPASVADCAARAIPADTIAKIDPNHTYSLAELIDLAERNNPRTRIVWERARQSAERLGLEKSEYYPLLAAAATFADQRTISPFPKPLAPRGYTLAEIPLTEPEVTLNYLLFDFGGRAARVDSARAEKLAAGANFIAANQQVAFSVASNYYKLLTAQERLVATKDTLKTAQTTQDAAENQLANGRSTMPDVLNARAETAQAVFDMESADGDEKIARVQLSEVVGAEPSPFITIDAQKDSPLPASLSLSIEELIDRAIKDRPDLAAEVADIRAAEDAVRNAKAAYRPKIELSGSAGYLSIFPSTDYGQLGNASAVVWSGALGIEWRVFDGGARKNNLLIAKSREREAKDSLRETKDKAVREVWTAYIAFHTAQRQHDASIALLDSANSSYSASLEAYQYGVKNLVDVVTAERQLAQARLSGVTARSRLLLEAVDLEFVTGNLLRSLPPAAKLQSLDTVKPKDGTLKQEDGQKP; translated from the coding sequence ATGCTCCTCCACCCGGGACCTAGGCTCAGCGTCACGCTTCTTCTAGCCGCCGTCTCTCTATGCCCCGCGCGAAGCGCACAAGCCCAATGCGACGGTGTGGCCTCGACGCCGGCTTCCGTCGCAGACTGCGCCGCCCGCGCCATCCCCGCCGACACTATCGCCAAGATCGATCCCAACCACACCTACAGCCTCGCCGAACTCATCGACCTCGCCGAGCGCAACAACCCACGCACCCGCATCGTCTGGGAACGCGCCCGGCAGAGCGCCGAACGCCTCGGCCTCGAGAAGAGCGAGTACTATCCCCTCCTTGCAGCCGCCGCCACCTTTGCTGACCAGCGCACCATCAGCCCGTTCCCCAAACCGCTCGCTCCCCGCGGGTACACCCTCGCCGAGATCCCGCTCACCGAGCCCGAAGTCACCCTGAACTATCTCCTCTTCGACTTCGGAGGACGCGCCGCCAGGGTCGACTCCGCCCGTGCCGAAAAGCTTGCCGCCGGGGCCAACTTCATCGCCGCCAACCAGCAGGTCGCCTTCTCCGTCGCCAGCAACTACTACAAGCTGCTCACCGCGCAGGAACGCCTCGTCGCCACCAAAGACACTCTCAAGACCGCGCAAACCACCCAGGACGCCGCCGAAAACCAGCTCGCCAACGGCCGTTCCACCATGCCCGACGTCTTGAACGCCCGCGCCGAGACTGCCCAGGCCGTGTTCGACATGGAATCGGCCGACGGTGACGAGAAGATCGCCCGCGTGCAGCTCTCAGAAGTCGTCGGTGCCGAGCCATCACCTTTCATCACCATCGACGCGCAGAAAGACTCGCCCCTGCCCGCAAGCCTCTCGCTCTCGATCGAAGAGTTGATCGACCGAGCCATCAAGGATCGCCCCGACCTCGCCGCCGAGGTCGCTGACATCCGCGCCGCCGAAGACGCCGTCCGCAACGCCAAAGCCGCCTATCGCCCAAAGATCGAGCTCTCCGGCTCTGCCGGATACCTCTCCATCTTCCCCAGCACGGACTACGGTCAGCTCGGGAATGCCAGCGCCGTCGTCTGGTCGGGAGCCCTTGGGATCGAGTGGCGCGTCTTCGATGGCGGCGCCCGCAAGAACAACCTCCTGATCGCCAAATCCAGGGAGCGCGAAGCCAAGGACAGCCTGAGGGAAACGAAAGACAAGGCCGTCCGCGAGGTCTGGACCGCCTACATCGCCTTCCACACCGCACAGCGCCAGCACGATGCCTCGATCGCCCTTCTTGACTCCGCCAACAGTTCGTACTCCGCCTCACTCGAGGCCTATCAATATGGAGTGAAGAACCTCGTCGATGTCGTCACCGCCGAGCGCCAGTTGGCACAGGCGCGGCTGTCCGGCGTCACGGCCCGCTCGCGCCTCCTGCTCGAAGCCGTCGACCTCGAATTCGTCACCGGAAATCTCCTGCGTAGCCTGCCGCCCGCAGCGAAGCTGCAATCCCTCGATACAGTAAAGCCAAAGGACGGTACTTTGAAGCAAGAGGATGGTCAGAAGCCATGA
- a CDS encoding biotin/lipoyl-binding protein encodes MATPEPTPEDLKRKRTGRIIAIVAVSAAILFLALVVIQTQEHPRTDDASVRANFIEIAPEVSGKLTELPVKDNAFVKKGGLLFAIDPRPYEYALQQALSDQEALEQQIIDAKRKIAAQSSAAQAAKANVHTSTTGIKTASSSIDLAKATVVRAQAAADAAKANLTLQTNNLHRIEPLLKKQYVTVEQIDQANTTVRVAQGTYDESEAALLEAKAQLDEAILRHEAAGAAAAESEAKFGQAIHTIDTVDTLMSERPAKAAKVLSAQLDLERCKVVAPFDAYVTNLNISEGAYAHPGAAMFTLIDTRTWYVIANYREAKLRHIHIGSHVDLYLMGHPERRFSGLVESVGFGVFPEDGKVSDGLPNIDRTLNWVHLSSRFPVRIRVENPDLDLFRIGATAVTVVR; translated from the coding sequence ATGGCAACCCCTGAACCAACGCCTGAAGATCTAAAACGCAAACGTACCGGCAGGATCATCGCGATCGTGGCCGTCTCAGCTGCGATCCTTTTCCTCGCGCTCGTCGTCATCCAGACCCAGGAGCATCCACGCACCGACGACGCCAGCGTCCGCGCCAACTTCATCGAAATCGCCCCGGAAGTCAGCGGCAAGCTCACGGAACTTCCCGTCAAAGACAACGCGTTCGTCAAGAAGGGTGGCTTGCTCTTCGCGATCGATCCGCGCCCCTATGAATACGCCCTCCAACAGGCCCTCTCTGATCAGGAAGCGCTCGAGCAGCAGATCATCGACGCCAAACGCAAGATCGCCGCCCAGAGCAGCGCCGCCCAAGCCGCCAAGGCCAACGTCCACACCTCCACCACGGGCATCAAGACAGCATCCAGCAGCATCGACCTCGCCAAGGCGACGGTCGTTCGCGCCCAGGCGGCGGCCGATGCCGCCAAGGCCAACCTCACACTCCAGACCAACAATCTCCACCGCATCGAACCCCTGCTGAAGAAGCAGTATGTCACCGTCGAACAGATCGACCAGGCCAACACCACCGTCCGCGTCGCCCAGGGAACCTACGACGAATCCGAGGCAGCTCTTCTCGAAGCGAAGGCGCAGCTCGACGAGGCCATTCTTCGCCACGAAGCCGCCGGTGCAGCGGCTGCGGAGTCCGAAGCCAAGTTCGGACAGGCCATCCACACCATCGACACTGTCGATACGTTGATGTCCGAGCGCCCCGCAAAAGCCGCCAAGGTCCTGAGCGCGCAACTCGACCTGGAACGCTGCAAGGTCGTGGCGCCCTTCGATGCCTACGTCACCAATCTGAACATCTCCGAAGGTGCCTATGCCCATCCCGGCGCCGCTATGTTCACCTTGATCGACACCCGCACTTGGTATGTCATCGCCAACTACCGCGAAGCCAAGCTCCGCCACATCCACATTGGCTCGCATGTCGACCTGTACCTCATGGGCCATCCCGAGCGGCGCTTCAGCGGCCTCGTCGAGAGCGTCGGCTTCGGCGTCTTCCCCGAGGACGGCAAGGTCTCCGACGGCCTCCCGAACATCGACCGTACCCTCAACTGGGTCCATCTCTCGAGCCGCTTCCCTGTCCGCATCCGAGTAGAGAATCCTGACCTCGATCTCTTCCGCATCGGGGCCACCGCCGTCACGGTTGTGAGATAG
- a CDS encoding response regulator has translation MSVPRVLLVDDDEVVRFKLVKVLEEHGFEITTASNVPEALRSIGSDEYDVLLSDLRAPGPGDGLTVVSAMRQANPRAVTLLLHAEPEVEMTDAIFLQADEVMIRKTDAATLLELIKQKLVAGAASPRAIETVASILERTMDDTILHWLSMAQASSMSAEVPVPLERRAGYLKRILRDIVARLRLHEPLGTHGIPSPNAVAHGIARRMQGYSAAMVVEESRFLQVSIFQTLQNNLNTIDFSVVLRDVMTIADEVDFQLAQMLESFADKQNEAI, from the coding sequence ATGTCCGTACCTCGTGTGCTTCTTGTCGATGACGACGAAGTCGTTCGTTTCAAGCTGGTGAAGGTCCTGGAAGAGCACGGCTTCGAGATCACCACAGCGAGCAACGTGCCGGAAGCCCTTCGCAGCATAGGTTCGGACGAGTATGACGTGCTCCTCAGCGACCTGCGTGCGCCCGGCCCTGGGGACGGACTGACCGTGGTGAGTGCTATGCGACAGGCCAATCCACGCGCTGTCACCCTCCTTCTACACGCCGAACCCGAAGTCGAGATGACGGATGCAATCTTCCTTCAGGCCGATGAGGTCATGATCCGGAAGACGGACGCGGCAACCCTGCTTGAGCTGATCAAGCAAAAGCTCGTAGCCGGGGCAGCTTCGCCGCGCGCCATCGAAACCGTTGCTTCCATTCTTGAGAGGACGATGGATGACACAATCCTGCATTGGCTTTCCATGGCACAGGCCTCCTCCATGTCGGCCGAAGTGCCTGTACCCCTTGAACGGCGCGCCGGCTATCTGAAGCGGATACTTCGCGATATCGTCGCGCGTCTTCGACTGCACGAGCCTCTCGGCACACATGGCATTCCCTCCCCGAATGCCGTCGCCCACGGGATTGCCCGAAGGATGCAGGGATACAGCGCGGCGATGGTCGTGGAGGAGTCACGCTTCCTTCAGGTCAGCATCTTTCAAACCTTGCAGAACAACCTCAACACGATTGATTTCAGCGTAGTGCTTCGCGACGTGATGACCATCGCCGACGAGGTCGACTTTCAGCTCGCCCAGATGCTTGAGAGCTTCGCCGACAAACAAAACGAAGCCATCTAA
- a CDS encoding PAS domain-containing sensor histidine kinase yields MSLVVRVIAPTGRDGELITGVLRANGLEAESVLPADEILERGEEDPIGPLFIAEEALTPAFVGRLGNVIGQQPAWSDLPIILLTSGGKEAPRMDYGRLPLGVPILLERPIRTATLVSTVRAAVRSRKRQYEIRDALRERDGALAELKQERETLQVMLDNLPVGVLLAKPSGEIVLGNRSLEAIVRHPLLETADIESHGRWVAFHPDGRRVSGEEYPLPRAMMQGRVIPPEDYLYERGDGTLAWLSIAAAPIFNDDGVVTGGVVAISDIDRQKRADGELRRSEERFRRLIENASVGVLIGTEQGTISYANPTLLKLLGYTAEEVERGEVRWDDITPPKFAEVDQTALEQLRTRGVADPYQKEFRAKDGRLIPLLLGATVIPSQKDSRGLSEVAVFLTDMTTQKLAEAALVQSEKLAAVGRLAASISHEINNPLEAVTNLLYLARHTGELPEAVRTLLDLADQELRRVSQIASQTLRFHRQSTRPRAVKPEELIDTALALYHGRLGNSNIELRLDHRGADAVTCYEGDIRQVLNNLIGNAVDAMRTGGRLTVRTSNARMWKAGVPGVRITIADTGGGMPAEVLCRIFEPFYTTKGINGTGLGLWISQGIIEKHRGRMQVQSSSQLPRTGTVFSLLLPREPLFSIEASERSR; encoded by the coding sequence ATGAGTCTTGTTGTGCGGGTCATTGCTCCGACGGGACGCGATGGGGAGTTGATTACCGGTGTCCTGAGGGCGAATGGGCTTGAGGCGGAATCGGTTCTGCCCGCCGACGAGATTCTTGAACGGGGCGAGGAGGATCCGATTGGGCCCCTGTTTATCGCGGAAGAGGCGCTGACCCCGGCGTTCGTCGGGCGGTTGGGAAATGTGATTGGCCAGCAGCCTGCGTGGTCGGATCTGCCGATCATCCTACTGACCAGCGGAGGCAAAGAGGCTCCGCGTATGGATTACGGGCGGCTTCCGCTTGGTGTGCCGATCCTGTTGGAGAGGCCGATTCGAACGGCGACGCTGGTGAGCACGGTGCGCGCGGCGGTGCGATCGCGAAAGCGGCAGTACGAGATTCGCGATGCTCTGCGGGAGCGGGATGGGGCTCTGGCGGAGCTGAAACAGGAGCGCGAGACGCTGCAGGTGATGCTCGATAACCTCCCGGTTGGAGTTTTGCTGGCGAAACCTTCGGGAGAGATCGTGCTTGGCAATCGGAGCCTGGAGGCGATTGTCCGGCACCCGCTGCTGGAGACAGCCGATATCGAGTCCCATGGCCGATGGGTGGCGTTCCACCCGGATGGACGAAGGGTGAGCGGAGAAGAGTATCCGCTGCCACGTGCGATGATGCAAGGCCGCGTGATTCCTCCGGAGGATTATCTATATGAGCGGGGCGACGGGACGCTGGCGTGGCTCAGCATCGCGGCGGCACCGATCTTCAATGATGACGGCGTGGTGACGGGCGGGGTTGTGGCGATCTCAGATATCGATCGCCAGAAGCGGGCAGACGGGGAGCTGCGGCGGAGCGAAGAGCGGTTCCGGCGGCTGATCGAGAATGCGAGCGTTGGGGTACTGATCGGAACGGAGCAGGGAACGATCTCCTACGCAAACCCGACCCTGCTGAAGCTGCTCGGGTATACGGCGGAAGAGGTGGAGCGGGGCGAGGTGCGTTGGGATGACATCACACCCCCAAAGTTTGCCGAGGTGGACCAGACCGCGCTTGAGCAGCTTCGCACCCGCGGGGTCGCCGACCCGTACCAGAAGGAGTTCCGAGCGAAGGATGGCCGGCTCATTCCTCTTCTGCTCGGGGCGACGGTGATTCCATCGCAAAAGGATAGTAGGGGGTTGAGCGAGGTCGCTGTCTTCCTGACGGATATGACCACTCAGAAGCTGGCGGAGGCGGCGCTTGTGCAGAGTGAAAAGCTCGCGGCTGTCGGGCGGCTGGCAGCTTCGATCTCACATGAAATCAACAACCCGCTCGAGGCGGTGACGAATCTGCTCTACCTGGCGCGGCATACTGGCGAACTTCCGGAGGCCGTGCGCACACTGCTCGACCTCGCGGACCAGGAACTTCGGCGGGTCTCGCAGATCGCGAGCCAGACACTTCGTTTTCACAGGCAGTCGACCCGGCCGAGAGCGGTGAAACCGGAAGAGCTCATTGATACCGCCCTTGCGCTCTATCACGGACGACTGGGGAACTCGAATATCGAGTTGCGGCTCGATCACCGGGGAGCTGATGCAGTGACGTGCTACGAGGGAGACATTCGCCAAGTGCTGAACAACCTCATCGGCAACGCGGTCGACGCGATGCGCACGGGAGGAAGGCTGACAGTCCGGACAAGTAACGCCCGGATGTGGAAGGCAGGCGTTCCCGGCGTGCGGATCACCATTGCGGACACGGGCGGGGGGATGCCGGCGGAGGTGCTATGCCGCATCTTCGAGCCGTTCTACACGACGAAGGGGATCAACGGGACGGGGCTTGGACTCTGGATCTCGCAGGGCATCATCGAAAAGCATCGCGGAAGGATGCAGGTGCAATCGAGCTCGCAGCTTCCGCGGACCGGCACGGTGTTCAGCCTTCTTCTTCCCCGCGAGCCATTGTTTTCGATCGAGGCGTCTGAGCGGTCGCGCTGA
- a CDS encoding ATPase domain-containing protein — MDTIKQPQRVDTGVAGLNDILSGGLPAGQMYLLEGTPGTGKTTLAMQFIIQGVKSGEKSLYVTLSESKLELQASARSHGWDADNLPIAEFIPEEASLSPEQQYTVFHPSEVELAATVQKLTELIEQVKPDRLVIDSLSELRLLAADTMRYRRQLLALKQFFAGRDTTVVLLDDQTAEGSDMQLQSIAHGVLRLDKVQRTYGVTRRQIEIVKLRGTAYREGFHDYTIKTGGIRIYPRLIAGEHGDDFYEERVKSGLPELDTMFGGGICRGSSTLLIGPTGAGKSTVALQYACAATARGDRAIVYAFDEVLRIAQDRATALGLDVRRHIRDGNLAMSQVDPAELSPGEFIWQIRSDVEERDTRVVVIDSLNGFLNSMPGERDLILQMHELLAYLSQKGVVTFIIMTQHGLVGEMQTEIDVSYLADTVVLLRYFENEGEIRQVISVLKQRVGRHERTLREFSMKDDSGLAIGEPLRTFRGVLTGVPNLIGRND; from the coding sequence ATGGACACCATCAAGCAACCTCAACGAGTTGACACGGGCGTCGCCGGACTCAATGACATTCTCTCGGGCGGCCTGCCGGCAGGGCAGATGTATCTTCTGGAAGGGACGCCGGGGACTGGAAAGACAACCTTGGCGATGCAGTTCATCATCCAGGGGGTCAAGAGCGGGGAGAAGTCGCTTTACGTGACGCTTTCGGAGTCAAAGTTGGAGCTTCAGGCTTCGGCCCGCTCACACGGCTGGGACGCGGACAACCTTCCGATCGCCGAATTTATCCCGGAGGAGGCGAGCCTCTCGCCGGAGCAGCAATATACGGTGTTCCACCCTAGCGAAGTCGAACTGGCGGCGACGGTTCAAAAGCTGACCGAGCTTATTGAACAGGTGAAACCGGATCGGCTTGTGATCGATTCGCTCTCCGAGCTTCGTCTTCTGGCTGCGGACACGATGCGCTATCGCCGGCAACTGCTTGCACTGAAGCAGTTTTTCGCCGGGCGCGACACGACTGTGGTGCTCCTCGACGACCAAACCGCCGAAGGAAGCGACATGCAGTTACAGAGCATCGCGCATGGCGTGCTGCGGTTGGACAAGGTGCAGAGGACTTACGGCGTGACGCGTCGCCAGATCGAGATCGTGAAGCTGCGGGGGACGGCGTATCGCGAGGGCTTTCACGACTACACCATCAAGACAGGCGGGATCCGTATCTACCCGCGCCTGATCGCGGGCGAGCATGGCGATGATTTCTATGAGGAACGGGTTAAAAGCGGTCTGCCGGAATTGGATACGATGTTCGGCGGCGGCATCTGCCGAGGGTCTTCGACGCTTTTGATCGGGCCGACGGGTGCGGGCAAATCAACCGTGGCGCTTCAGTACGCGTGCGCCGCGACAGCTCGTGGCGACCGCGCGATCGTGTACGCGTTCGACGAGGTGCTGCGGATCGCGCAGGATCGGGCCACGGCGCTCGGATTGGACGTTAGAAGGCATATCCGGGATGGAAATTTGGCGATGTCGCAGGTGGATCCGGCGGAGTTGTCACCTGGAGAGTTCATCTGGCAGATCCGGTCCGATGTAGAGGAGCGGGATACGCGGGTCGTCGTCATCGACAGCCTGAATGGCTTTTTGAACTCGATGCCGGGCGAACGCGACCTGATTTTGCAGATGCACGAGCTCCTGGCGTATCTGAGCCAGAAGGGGGTCGTCACGTTCATCATCATGACGCAGCATGGCCTCGTGGGCGAGATGCAGACCGAGATCGATGTGAGCTATCTGGCTGACACCGTTGTCCTGTTGCGATACTTCGAAAACGAGGGGGAGATCCGGCAGGTGATTTCCGTTCTCAAGCAACGGGTCGGCCGACATGAGCGAACGCTGCGAGAGTTCAGCATGAAGGACGATAGCGGTCTCGCAATCGGAGAGCCGCTGAGAACCTTCCGGGGTGTCTTAACGGGTGTGCCGAACCTGATCGGCCGGAATGACTGA